One stretch of Nitrospirota bacterium DNA includes these proteins:
- a CDS encoding DUF4065 domain-containing protein: MSIYEKIGRRVKELRDKADMSQDALAKIMKLPRPAVSQIESGARKIATDELVTLSQIFHVTIDDLLNPGKEPEVRLPEGKEEKTVKQQMRISVPQKNLQKFKEVLLYILNKVGAKENIGETVIYKLLYFIDFDFYEKYEEQLVGATYIKNKYGPTPVEFVKIVEKMIKDGAIEKVKSEYFKLQQTKYLPRRKPDIAKLTSSEIEVIDDVLNRLSDMNASQISAYSHGDVPWVTTNDGDAIEYESVFYRTPPYSVRAYAEDNG; encoded by the coding sequence ATGAGCATTTATGAAAAAATTGGACGCCGCGTCAAGGAACTGCGGGATAAGGCCGACATGAGCCAGGACGCGCTTGCGAAGATCATGAAACTGCCCCGCCCGGCCGTCTCTCAGATCGAAAGCGGCGCGCGGAAGATCGCTACCGATGAGCTTGTTACGTTATCGCAGATATTCCATGTGACAATAGATGATCTCTTAAATCCTGGGAAAGAGCCGGAAGTCCGCCTGCCTGAGGGGAAAGAAGAGAAAACGGTCAAACAACAGATGCGTATCAGCGTTCCGCAGAAAAACCTCCAAAAGTTCAAGGAGGTTCTGCTGTACATTCTGAACAAGGTCGGCGCAAAAGAAAACATCGGCGAAACCGTTATCTACAAACTCCTCTACTTCATAGACTTCGACTTCTATGAAAAATATGAGGAGCAGTTGGTCGGCGCTACCTACATCAAAAACAAATATGGCCCAACGCCGGTCGAGTTCGTCAAGATCGTCGAGAAAATGATCAAGGACGGAGCGATCGAAAAGGTCAAGAGCGAGTACTTCAAGTTACAGCAGACCAAGTATCTGCCGCGCCGGAAGCCGGACATTGCGAAACTTACGTCATCCGAGATCGAAGTGATTGACGATGTCCTGAACAGACTTTCCGACATGAATGCAAGCCAGATCAGCGCCTACTCTCATGGAGACGTGCCCTGGGTCACGACAAACGACGGCGATGCCATCGAGTATGAGTCTGTTTTTTACCGCACGCCGCCCTATTCCGTGCGGGCCTATGCGGAAGATAACGGATAA
- a CDS encoding RNA methyltransferase: MNQLLDNVSIVLVDTKTPGNIGAAARCMMNMGLSRLILVDPPKDKDQDARKLAAGAHEIIENAAVFPALAEALADQGFVIGTSRHAGRQRKNIRTPREMAEQVIPILAKNRVAIVFGNEVNGLENSALALCHEIVAIPASETFPSLNLSHAVMIIAYELFLASGAQVGKLSNELARSDDIEGFFVQLQQTLQTIGFLERDHPERLMFSLRQLFGRARMNSRDVSILRGVLSAVERANRSGKENP, from the coding sequence ATGAATCAATTACTTGACAACGTCAGCATCGTACTGGTGGACACAAAAACACCGGGGAACATCGGCGCCGCGGCCCGATGCATGATGAACATGGGCCTGAGCCGGCTGATCCTCGTGGATCCGCCGAAGGACAAGGATCAGGATGCCCGCAAGCTTGCCGCGGGTGCCCATGAGATCATTGAGAATGCAGCGGTGTTTCCAGCGCTTGCCGAGGCGCTGGCCGACCAGGGGTTCGTCATCGGAACGTCAAGACATGCAGGCAGACAGCGTAAAAACATACGAACTCCCCGCGAGATGGCGGAGCAGGTGATTCCGATTCTCGCAAAGAACCGCGTGGCGATCGTGTTTGGAAACGAAGTGAACGGACTGGAAAACAGCGCCCTCGCCCTCTGTCATGAGATCGTGGCCATACCGGCATCGGAAACATTTCCGTCACTGAACCTCTCTCATGCAGTAATGATAATTGCCTACGAGCTTTTTTTGGCTTCAGGCGCTCAGGTTGGCAAATTGAGCAATGAGCTTGCGCGCAGTGATGATATCGAGGGTTTTTTCGTGCAGTTGCAACAAACGCTACAGACGATCGGCTTTCTTGAGCGCGACCATCCGGAACGCCTGATGTTTTCGCTCAGGCAGCTCTTCGGCAGGGCACGGATGAACAGCAGGGATGTCAGTATCTTGCGGGGTGTTCTGAGCGCGGTTGAAAGGGCAAATCGATCAGGCAAGGAAAATCCGTGA
- a CDS encoding MBL fold metallo-hydrolase → MSMIAISLQSGSSGNCIYIEAGGVRLLIDAGITGVQAQGRLAAHGRDIHTVDAVIISHDHGDHIRHAGVYQRKFGIPIYVTPATLAAATARCNLGKLTDVRTFRACDKIRFGDVLVHAIPTPHDGVDGSVFVVEAGKKRIGVLTDLGHVFKDLTRIVASLDAVFLESNYDPDMLAAGSYPAYLKQRIRGPHGHISNIEAAELLRRASVEQRLQWACLSHLSEENNHPDVALKTHRAAISGKVTLYVADRYQSTEIFTVL, encoded by the coding sequence ATGAGCATGATCGCGATATCGCTCCAGTCTGGCAGCAGTGGAAACTGCATATATATAGAAGCAGGGGGGGTCAGACTCCTGATCGACGCCGGGATCACGGGCGTACAGGCGCAGGGCCGGCTTGCCGCTCACGGCCGGGACATCCATACGGTCGATGCGGTGATCATCTCGCATGATCACGGCGATCACATCCGGCATGCGGGTGTGTACCAGCGGAAATTCGGCATCCCGATCTATGTTACCCCGGCGACGCTTGCCGCTGCGACCGCGCGATGCAATCTCGGAAAGCTTACCGACGTGCGCACCTTCCGGGCCTGCGACAAGATCAGATTCGGCGATGTGCTCGTGCATGCCATCCCCACGCCCCATGATGGAGTGGATGGGTCCGTCTTCGTAGTCGAAGCAGGGAAGAAGCGAATCGGCGTGCTGACCGACCTCGGGCATGTGTTCAAGGACCTCACCCGGATCGTGGCATCGCTCGACGCTGTTTTTCTCGAAAGCAACTACGATCCCGACATGCTCGCTGCCGGCTCTTACCCGGCCTATCTCAAGCAGCGAATCAGGGGACCGCACGGACATATTTCAAATATCGAAGCCGCCGAGCTTTTACGCCGCGCCTCTGTAGAGCAGCGCCTCCAATGGGCATGTCTCTCTCACCTCTCGGAAGAGAACAACCACCCCGATGTCGCGCTCAAGACCCACCGCGCGGCCATCTCCGGAAAGGTCACCCTGTATGTGGCCGACCGTTACCAGTCCACGGAAATATTTACCGTACTATAA
- a CDS encoding AarF/ABC1/UbiB kinase family protein translates to MTIIGYQIRFVRGVALFLRILLGYKLFSFRNIFASPAMRKERLKRLHSKYAFVLRERMIEMRGVLIKIGQFLSSRVDILPEEYTTELSKLQDHVPPADLAEIMKRVIEEIGPPEDVFASFDETPIASASIGQVHRATLKSGERIAVKVQYPGIEEVITADIRTFHFIIRLLKVFYRRINLDVIFSEFSRIIHEELDYIQEGKNASAFAKNFSDNPKIRIPAVYWPFTTSKVLTLEFLEGVKITDLDAIDAQGVDRKEVARALAEAYCQMFFTDGLFHGDPHPGNIFVRPGPEIVLVDFGMVDRISPPKKEGLKRAFTAIMERDSLGLVRALVDMGFIPLTRNLQPLVQFVDRIFAKYRDISPSEFKAMDIEEMGNDIMEALRLSPSIQIPNDFILFGRVMGMLNGLGSQLDPDTNIIEIATPFAKRFIMAEAMSSAAFFGQAGVTVRSLVSLPKLLSDFLVSTGRNETRVEITSRDIVGELKIISRIGKGLILAFLTVGAGLAAVILRINHFNTESAWLTALCGVFCIRIFILIRRSRRP, encoded by the coding sequence ATGACAATCATCGGCTACCAGATCAGGTTTGTTCGGGGCGTCGCCCTTTTTCTTCGCATACTTCTGGGCTATAAGCTTTTCTCGTTCAGAAACATCTTCGCCTCTCCTGCAATGCGAAAAGAACGGCTCAAACGGCTTCATTCAAAATACGCCTTTGTGCTGCGCGAGCGCATGATCGAGATGCGCGGCGTGCTGATCAAGATCGGCCAGTTTCTGTCCTCGCGCGTGGACATCCTCCCGGAGGAATACACGACGGAGCTGTCCAAGCTCCAGGACCACGTTCCGCCTGCGGACCTCGCGGAGATCATGAAACGCGTCATTGAAGAGATTGGTCCACCGGAGGACGTGTTTGCGTCTTTTGATGAGACACCCATTGCCTCGGCCTCGATCGGTCAGGTGCATCGCGCCACCCTGAAAAGCGGCGAGCGCATTGCGGTAAAGGTCCAGTATCCCGGCATCGAAGAAGTGATAACGGCCGATATCCGGACGTTCCACTTCATTATCAGGCTTCTCAAGGTCTTCTACCGGCGCATCAATCTCGACGTCATTTTCTCCGAATTCTCACGCATTATCCACGAGGAGCTGGACTACATCCAGGAAGGAAAGAACGCGTCGGCCTTTGCCAAAAACTTTTCCGATAACCCGAAGATCAGAATTCCTGCTGTGTATTGGCCGTTCACGACGTCCAAGGTGCTGACGCTCGAATTTCTCGAAGGCGTCAAGATCACGGACCTCGATGCGATCGACGCGCAGGGGGTCGACCGGAAAGAGGTGGCGCGTGCCCTTGCCGAGGCCTATTGTCAGATGTTCTTCACCGATGGCCTGTTCCACGGAGACCCCCATCCCGGCAATATTTTCGTCCGTCCAGGCCCCGAGATCGTTCTCGTTGATTTCGGCATGGTGGACCGCATCTCGCCCCCGAAAAAAGAGGGGCTCAAACGCGCTTTTACCGCGATCATGGAGCGCGACAGCCTCGGACTTGTCCGGGCGCTTGTGGACATGGGGTTCATCCCGCTCACCAGGAACCTTCAGCCGCTGGTCCAGTTTGTAGACAGGATTTTCGCGAAATACCGCGATATCTCACCGAGTGAGTTCAAGGCAATGGACATCGAGGAGATGGGAAATGATATCATGGAGGCCCTCCGGCTCAGCCCCTCGATCCAGATCCCGAACGACTTCATCCTGTTCGGCCGGGTCATGGGCATGCTGAATGGTCTCGGGTCTCAGCTCGACCCCGATACCAATATCATTGAGATCGCCACTCCCTTCGCCAAGCGCTTTATCATGGCCGAGGCGATGTCGTCAGCCGCCTTCTTCGGGCAAGCAGGCGTTACTGTTCGCTCGCTGGTGAGTCTGCCGAAGCTGTTGTCCGATTTTCTGGTTTCCACGGGGCGGAACGAAACGCGGGTAGAGATCACTTCGCGGGACATCGTAGGGGAGCTCAAGATCATCTCGCGCATCGGTAAGGGCCTGATCCTCGCGTTTCTCACCGTGGGAGCGGGTCTGGCCGCGGTAATTCTCCGGATCAACCATTTTAATACGGAGAGCGCCTGGCTGACGGCCCTCTGCGGCGTCTTTTGTATCAGGATCTTTATCCTTATCCGCCGATCGAGACGGCCGTGA
- a CDS encoding ATP-grasp domain-containing protein: MKRTINKILIANRGVPAVRVMHTCRDRKIPTTAVYSDPDRLAHHVFMADEAVYIGEAPPSESYLNMDKMVQAALQSKSDAVHPGWGFLAENADFAQKVIDAGLIWIGPSPEVIRMLGDKIEAKALARKADVPTIPGIDAVTDIEQIKVWMKKDEVSYPIMIKASAGGGGKGMVKVENDEDLSQSLARARSEAKKSFGNETILVEKYIERGRHIEVQIVADEHGNVIHLYERECTIQRRNQKIVEEAPSPSLDDALRQEICATATRLMREIGYTSAGTVEYIFDSATRKFYFLEVNTRLQVEHGITELITGLDIVGIMIDVALGKKLPFNQSNIRPNRWALEVRLNAEDPKNFSPSFGPITRLQVPMGPNVRVASGVYEGGDVPAYYDSLFMLLMTAGADRKDAIRVMDRSLGRNLRVEGIKTLQPLLLSIIRHPSFISGEFSTRFIEEHMDELISKFSEQNSEDEVLKIARYVAEISALGPQKWM, translated from the coding sequence ATGAAGAGAACGATCAATAAGATCCTGATCGCGAACCGGGGCGTTCCCGCGGTCCGGGTCATGCACACGTGCCGGGACCGGAAGATCCCCACCACCGCGGTGTACAGCGATCCCGACCGCCTTGCCCATCACGTGTTCATGGCGGACGAGGCGGTTTACATCGGCGAGGCCCCGCCTTCCGAGTCGTATCTCAATATGGACAAGATGGTCCAGGCCGCTCTTCAGAGCAAGTCTGACGCGGTCCATCCGGGCTGGGGCTTTCTGGCTGAGAACGCGGATTTCGCGCAGAAAGTGATCGACGCGGGACTCATATGGATCGGCCCGTCTCCCGAGGTCATCCGCATGCTGGGGGACAAGATCGAAGCCAAGGCCCTGGCACGGAAGGCCGATGTCCCGACCATCCCGGGCATCGACGCGGTCACGGACATTGAACAGATCAAGGTGTGGATGAAGAAGGATGAGGTAAGTTATCCGATTATGATCAAGGCTTCGGCGGGCGGTGGCGGCAAGGGCATGGTCAAGGTGGAAAATGACGAAGACCTGTCGCAGTCCCTGGCCCGGGCCCGGTCCGAGGCCAAAAAGTCCTTCGGCAACGAGACCATCCTGGTCGAAAAATATATCGAGCGGGGCCGGCATATCGAGGTCCAGATCGTTGCTGATGAGCACGGCAATGTCATTCATCTGTACGAGCGGGAATGCACGATCCAGCGGAGGAACCAGAAGATCGTCGAGGAGGCGCCCTCACCAAGCCTCGACGACGCACTGCGCCAGGAGATCTGCGCCACTGCAACGCGGCTTATGCGCGAGATCGGCTACACGTCGGCCGGCACGGTGGAGTACATCTTCGATTCGGCGACCAGAAAATTCTATTTCCTCGAGGTGAATACCCGCTTGCAGGTCGAGCACGGCATCACTGAACTGATCACGGGCCTGGATATCGTCGGCATCATGATCGACGTGGCACTCGGCAAAAAACTGCCGTTCAATCAGTCCAACATCCGTCCGAACCGGTGGGCGCTGGAAGTTCGCCTCAACGCCGAGGACCCAAAGAACTTCAGCCCCTCCTTCGGGCCGATCACCCGGCTGCAGGTGCCGATGGGTCCGAACGTACGCGTGGCATCGGGTGTGTACGAGGGCGGCGATGTCCCCGCGTACTACGATTCGCTGTTCATGCTGCTCATGACCGCGGGCGCGGACCGGAAAGACGCCATCCGGGTCATGGACCGCTCGCTCGGCAGGAACCTCAGAGTCGAGGGCATCAAGACGCTCCAGCCGCTGCTGCTCAGTATTATCAGGCACCCGTCTTTCATCTCCGGGGAGTTTTCGACCCGGTTCATCGAAGAGCACATGGATGAACTGATCTCCAAGTTCAGCGAGCAGAACAGCGAAGACGAGGTGCTCAAGATCGCGCGGTATGTGGCGGAGATCTCGGCGCTGGGACCCCAGAAATGGATGTGA